In the Clostridium sporogenes genome, one interval contains:
- a CDS encoding CoA-binding protein: MKAYDFLNYKNWAVAGSVLSEDKYAYKIFNRLKEKGYNVAGVKPGGEEKDVFNNIKDIPHNIDVLDLCINPIKGLDIVKEASKLGINKILIQPGAESKDIINFCKENNIDAIEGCALVELSRLV, encoded by the coding sequence TTGAAAGCTTATGATTTTTTAAATTATAAAAACTGGGCTGTAGCAGGTAGTGTACTTAGTGAGGATAAATATGCATACAAAATATTTAATAGATTAAAAGAAAAAGGATATAATGTAGCAGGAGTAAAACCTGGTGGTGAGGAAAAAGATGTCTTTAATAATATTAAAGACATACCACATAACATAGATGTATTAGATTTATGCATTAATCCAATAAAAGGATTAGATATAGTAAAAGAAGCATCAAAATTAGGAATAAATAAAATATTAATTCAACCAGGAGCAGAAAGTAAGGATATAATAAATTTTTGTAAAGAAAACAATATTGATGCTATAGAAGGTTGTGCTTTAGTAGAATTATCAAGATTAGTGTAG
- a CDS encoding kinase/pyrophosphorylase has protein sequence MFKIYAVSDSIGETAEQVANATAYQFGDSVKVERVPYVKTFEDVNNLINIIKNPNEAMIISTIVLVDIREFLVQRCVESGIHISNVLGPCISLVSNILNKTPEYKPGAVWDMDRKYYKKIEAMEFAIRYDDSKDHSGIKHADIILIGLSRTSKTPLSMYLANKGIKALNIPLMPEVPVPEELFQIDRKKIVGLTIDPMHLIEIRRHRVDNMMKIPTELKYANAERVLDELEFADKIMRKLKCKIIDVTKRAIEDTALIIMESVFSDRII, from the coding sequence ATGTTTAAGATATATGCTGTGTCAGATTCTATTGGTGAAACTGCAGAACAAGTAGCTAATGCTACAGCATACCAATTTGGTGATTCTGTAAAAGTAGAAAGAGTCCCTTATGTTAAAACTTTTGAAGATGTTAATAACCTTATAAATATAATAAAAAACCCTAATGAAGCTATGATTATATCTACTATTGTTTTAGTAGACATAAGAGAGTTTTTAGTTCAAAGATGTGTAGAATCTGGCATTCATATATCTAATGTATTAGGTCCTTGCATAAGCTTAGTATCAAATATATTAAATAAAACACCGGAATATAAACCAGGTGCCGTTTGGGATATGGATAGAAAGTATTATAAAAAAATAGAAGCAATGGAGTTTGCTATAAGATATGACGATAGTAAAGATCATTCAGGTATAAAGCATGCTGATATTATCTTAATAGGTCTGTCTAGAACATCAAAAACACCATTAAGTATGTATTTAGCTAATAAGGGTATAAAAGCTTTAAATATACCTCTAATGCCAGAGGTACCAGTTCCAGAGGAATTGTTTCAAATAGATAGAAAAAAAATAGTAGGTCTTACCATAGATCCTATGCATTTAATTGAAATAAGAAGGCATAGAGTAGATAATATGATGAAAATTCCTACAGAACTTAAATATGCTAATGCGGAAAGGGTTTTAGATGAATTAGAATTTGCAGACAAGATTATGAGGAAATTAAAATGTAAAATTATAGACGTTACAAAAAGAGCTATAGAAGATACAGCATTAATTATAATGGAAAGTGTTTTTTCTGATAGGATAATATAG
- a CDS encoding ATP-binding protein translates to MIKGYKSEILKEYEKIRENESLALKNRRKEIKIKLPKVPELEEEIAKLSIEMSINILKNPDKSEEYVNIIKNKITDLRVKKSELLVSNGYDMDFLEMHYNCNKCKDTGFVNNKKCSCYKQKLIKLYYRNSDLKHILKTNNFSNFNFEYFTNEKTDFHSDTPRKNIEKILNKMWHFIENFNKTDENFMFIGTAGTGKTFLSNCIAKELLDRGNFVVYRTADELIQNLRSIKFSNDKHLEDILINCDLLIIDDLGTESINEFSKVELFNFINKKLFMRKKMIISSNYSIESILKNYSERISSRLLGNFTLFKFYCDDIRIQKNIQKK, encoded by the coding sequence ATGATTAAAGGTTATAAATCAGAAATCCTAAAGGAATATGAGAAAATTAGGGAAAATGAATCCTTAGCATTAAAAAATAGGAGAAAAGAAATAAAAATAAAATTACCTAAAGTACCAGAACTTGAAGAAGAAATAGCTAAACTTTCTATAGAAATGTCTATAAACATATTAAAAAATCCTGACAAATCGGAAGAATATGTTAATATAATAAAAAATAAAATAACTGACTTAAGAGTAAAGAAATCTGAACTTCTTGTTAGTAATGGATATGATATGGACTTTTTAGAAATGCACTATAACTGTAATAAATGTAAAGATACAGGTTTTGTAAATAATAAAAAATGTTCCTGTTATAAACAAAAATTAATAAAACTATATTACAGGAATTCAGATTTAAAGCATATACTTAAAACAAACAATTTCAGTAATTTTAACTTTGAATACTTTACTAATGAAAAAACAGATTTTCACTCTGATACACCACGAAAGAATATAGAGAAAATCTTAAATAAAATGTGGCATTTCATAGAAAACTTTAATAAAACAGATGAAAATTTTATGTTTATTGGTACTGCTGGTACAGGTAAAACATTTTTATCTAATTGCATAGCCAAAGAACTTTTAGATAGAGGTAACTTTGTAGTTTATAGAACCGCTGATGAATTAATACAAAACTTGAGATCTATTAAATTCAGTAATGACAAACACTTAGAAGATATTCTTATAAACTGTGATTTGCTTATAATAGATGATTTAGGTACAGAATCAATAAATGAATTTTCAAAAGTAGAGTTATTTAATTTCATAAATAAAAAACTTTTTATGAGAAAAAAAATGATAATATCATCAAACTACAGTATAGAATCAATTTTAAAAAATTATTCTGAGAGAATATCCTCACGACTTCTTGGAAATTTTACATTATTTAAATTTTATTGTGATGATATAAGAATACAAAAAAATATACAAAAAAAATAA
- a CDS encoding DnaD domain protein: MSTFVFKNNSWNYTPVSNIFIDKFMPKARGEFVKVYLLGLKYCMSGEIGVSSEIIASTLHLLQTDIMNAWNFWNDEGVIKIQPIDNMGNYNIEFLTLEDNKESQDNVNLLEELNNNSVKDMLQDIEKLLSRPLSSKEMTVYIEWIKDYNFSPEIILLLIQYCVSKGKTDWRYIEKIALGWFDAKIQTIDDAQMYIKKHEDKWIKIRKILNYLGAKDGEIMKPQEEILDKWINIYNFPLDVIFKACDICFQRINKGDFRYIDGILNSWHKDGLKTLQDVTLKDNSKKTYKKENKNYSTPVKKDKFNDFEQRDYDFEELEKKLLGWDNND, encoded by the coding sequence TTGAGTACTTTTGTATTTAAGAACAATAGTTGGAATTATACTCCTGTAAGTAATATTTTCATAGATAAATTTATGCCTAAAGCCCGGGGAGAATTCGTAAAAGTATATCTTCTAGGGCTAAAATATTGTATGTCTGGGGAAATAGGTGTAAGCTCTGAAATAATAGCTAGTACACTACATTTATTACAAACAGATATAATGAATGCTTGGAATTTTTGGAATGATGAAGGTGTAATAAAGATACAACCTATAGATAATATGGGTAATTACAATATAGAATTTTTAACCTTAGAAGACAATAAGGAATCTCAAGATAATGTAAATTTATTAGAAGAATTAAATAATAATTCTGTCAAAGACATGCTCCAAGATATAGAAAAACTTTTATCTCGCCCTTTGTCCTCTAAAGAAATGACTGTTTATATAGAATGGATAAAAGATTACAACTTTTCTCCTGAAATAATTTTATTATTAATTCAATATTGTGTATCTAAAGGAAAAACTGACTGGAGATACATAGAAAAAATAGCTTTAGGATGGTTTGATGCTAAAATACAAACTATAGATGATGCTCAAATGTATATAAAGAAACATGAAGATAAATGGATTAAGATAAGGAAAATCCTAAATTATTTAGGAGCAAAAGATGGAGAAATAATGAAACCCCAAGAAGAAATTTTAGATAAGTGGATTAATATATATAATTTCCCTTTAGATGTTATCTTTAAAGCTTGTGATATTTGCTTTCAAAGAATAAATAAAGGAGACTTTAGATATATTGATGGTATATTAAACAGTTGGCATAAAGATGGATTAAAGACCTTACAGGATGTTACATTAAAAGATAATAGTAAAAAAACATATAAAAAAGAAAACAAAAATTATAGTACTCCTGTTAAAAAAGATAAATTTAATGATTTTGAACAAAGAGATTATGATTTTGAAGAACTAGAAAAAAAATTATTAGGATGGGATAACAATGATTAA
- a CDS encoding M23 family metallopeptidase: MSKHIWERLILLLSIGVTIVVGVYTYICIKPNAYEVSVNDNPVAYVENKEDFNKIYKEVENNTKKRFNLDMKDNIDFKNIKVKGDIFTSNNSIKKSILENSNAKVTALKVKFQDEFLGILLNKKEIQDLNKIINKKYSVNVIEHIKIKEDIVPVAEINTIDELAINISKSKKLENIINSKKLSRGGINEGIVLAMPTNGCITSKFGRRWGKFHKGLDIGAPSGNAIYCSLDGRVIYSGWEEGYGKVIKINHNSELTTIYAHCSSLNVKVGQYVKKGEKIAEVGSTGRSTGPHVHFELRKNNEPCNPLIYIR; encoded by the coding sequence TTGAGTAAACATATATGGGAAAGACTTATTTTATTGTTATCTATAGGGGTTACCATTGTAGTGGGTGTATATACTTATATTTGTATTAAACCCAATGCTTATGAGGTATCAGTGAATGATAATCCTGTAGCATACGTAGAAAATAAAGAAGATTTTAATAAAATATATAAAGAAGTAGAAAATAACACAAAAAAAAGATTTAATTTAGATATGAAAGATAATATAGATTTCAAGAATATAAAGGTAAAGGGAGATATATTTACAAGTAATAATTCTATAAAAAAATCTATATTGGAAAATTCTAATGCAAAAGTAACAGCTTTGAAAGTAAAGTTTCAAGATGAATTTTTAGGAATATTATTAAATAAAAAAGAAATTCAGGATTTAAATAAAATAATAAATAAAAAGTATTCTGTAAATGTAATAGAACATATAAAAATAAAGGAAGATATTGTACCAGTTGCAGAAATAAATACTATAGATGAGCTTGCAATAAATATATCTAAATCAAAAAAATTGGAGAATATTATAAACAGTAAAAAGCTATCAAGAGGAGGGATAAATGAGGGAATAGTTTTAGCAATGCCAACAAATGGATGCATAACATCTAAATTTGGTAGAAGGTGGGGTAAATTCCATAAAGGTTTAGATATAGGTGCTCCTAGTGGTAATGCTATTTATTGCAGTTTAGATGGTAGGGTTATATATTCTGGTTGGGAAGAAGGATACGGAAAGGTTATAAAAATAAACCATAATTCTGAACTTACAACTATATATGCGCATTGTAGTAGTTTAAATGTTAAAGTAGGACAATATGTTAAAAAAGGAGAAAAGATAGCAGAAGTAGGTAGTACAGGAAGAAGTACTGGTCCTCATGTACATTTTGAATTAAGAAAAAATAATGAACCTTGTAATCCATTGATTTATATAAGATGA
- a CDS encoding nitronate monooxygenase: protein MGFKPLEIGNLISNIPIIQGGMGIGVSGYNLASAVANAGAIGIISAAQIGYREKDFKTNTKEANIRALRKEIKKARELSPEGIIGVNIMVAMNNYEELVNVCLEENIDIIISGAGLPLKLPKYTKDNNVKIAPIVSSKKATTIIIKQWIKKYDKLPDLIIVEGPLAGGHLGFKYDDLNNKDMSLDNILKDVLEEVKIYEDKFQTNIPVVAAGGIYEGKDIKKFLELGASGVQMATRFIATEECDAHINFKKAFINCKEQDIKIIKSPVGLPGRAIKNDFVNKVCNGRINPEFCFKCLKNCNPKETPYCISKALIEAVKGNLEEGLIFTGSNGYKINKIITVKDLIRELMENI, encoded by the coding sequence ATGGGGTTTAAGCCTTTAGAAATAGGAAACTTAATTTCTAATATACCTATAATTCAAGGTGGCATGGGAATAGGTGTATCAGGATATAATTTAGCATCAGCGGTAGCAAATGCAGGAGCCATCGGTATAATATCTGCAGCTCAAATAGGGTATAGAGAAAAAGATTTTAAAACAAACACTAAAGAAGCTAATATAAGAGCATTAAGAAAAGAAATAAAGAAAGCAAGAGAGCTATCGCCAGAAGGAATTATTGGTGTAAATATAATGGTAGCTATGAATAATTATGAAGAATTAGTTAATGTTTGTTTAGAAGAAAATATAGATATAATAATTTCTGGAGCTGGATTACCATTGAAATTGCCCAAATATACAAAAGATAATAATGTTAAAATAGCCCCTATAGTTTCTTCTAAAAAAGCCACAACTATAATTATAAAGCAATGGATTAAAAAGTATGATAAATTACCAGATTTAATAATTGTGGAAGGACCATTAGCTGGTGGGCATCTTGGATTTAAATATGATGATTTAAATAATAAAGATATGAGTTTGGATAATATTTTAAAAGATGTTCTAGAAGAAGTAAAAATTTATGAAGATAAATTTCAGACTAATATACCTGTAGTAGCAGCAGGAGGTATATATGAGGGAAAAGATATAAAGAAATTTTTAGAATTAGGGGCCAGTGGTGTTCAAATGGCAACAAGATTTATAGCTACAGAAGAGTGTGATGCTCATATTAACTTTAAGAAAGCTTTTATTAATTGTAAAGAACAAGATATAAAAATAATTAAAAGTCCTGTGGGATTGCCTGGAAGAGCTATAAAAAATGATTTTGTAAATAAAGTATGTAATGGTAGGATAAATCCAGAATTTTGTTTTAAATGCTTAAAAAACTGCAATCCTAAAGAAACTCCTTATTGTATATCTAAAGCACTGATAGAAGCAGTAAAAGGTAATTTAGAAGAAGGATTAATCTTTACAGGAAGTAATGGATATAAAATAAATAAAATTATAACTGTAAAAGATTTAATAAGAGAATTAATGGAGAATATATAA
- a CDS encoding MarR family transcriptional regulator, whose amino-acid sequence MSESINILNELLVDTFNDILTIEQQALQSGIFKDISVTEIHTIEAIGMYKPRTMSQVAMDLGITVGTLTTAVNNLVKKEYVERKRSEQDRRIVQIKLTKKGKLAYRIHDKFHSDMIRATIEGLTEEEEKILIKSLDKLNNFFKEKYSLNKVNKEKNNE is encoded by the coding sequence TTGAGTGAATCAATAAATATTTTAAATGAACTTTTGGTAGATACTTTTAATGATATATTAACTATTGAGCAGCAAGCATTACAGTCAGGAATATTTAAAGATATATCTGTTACGGAGATACATACTATTGAAGCTATTGGTATGTATAAACCTAGGACTATGTCACAGGTGGCTATGGATTTAGGAATAACTGTGGGTACTTTAACTACTGCGGTAAATAATCTTGTAAAAAAAGAATATGTGGAAAGAAAAAGAAGTGAACAAGATAGAAGGATTGTTCAAATTAAATTAACTAAAAAAGGAAAATTAGCCTATAGGATTCATGATAAGTTTCATAGCGATATGATTAGGGCTACTATAGAAGGATTAACGGAAGAAGAAGAAAAAATACTTATAAAATCTTTAGATAAGTTAAATAATTTTTTTAAGGAAAAGTATAGTCTAAATAAAGTTAATAAGGAGAAAAATAATGAGTAA
- a CDS encoding ketoacyl-ACP synthase III has product MSNISVIGTGSYVPNNIITNDFLSTIVDTNDEWIRSRTGILERRISKGENTIYMATESAKSAIKNANIDVKDLDLIIVATLTPDNFMPSTACSIQKNIGAINALCFDISAACSGFIYGLEIAYSMLKNSPRNKALIIGAENLSKIVDWEDRNTCVLFGDGAGAAILSKTEEEGILAFHSGSNGLKGENLTCEALRANNIFNENNVLESNNFIKMNGKEIFRFAVGAMSETIYNIKEKTKWDLSEVKYIISHQANSRIIEYTAKKINTEKDKFYMNLDKYGNTSAASIPIALDEMNKKGLLNKEDKIILVGFGGGLTFGGTAIIWSI; this is encoded by the coding sequence ATGAGTAATATTAGTGTTATTGGAACTGGAAGTTATGTACCTAATAATATTATTACTAATGATTTTTTGTCAACTATAGTAGACACCAATGATGAATGGATAAGAAGTAGAACAGGCATACTAGAGAGAAGGATTTCTAAAGGTGAAAACACTATTTATATGGCAACAGAATCTGCAAAATCAGCAATTAAAAATGCCAATATAGATGTTAAAGATTTAGATTTAATAATTGTAGCTACTTTGACTCCAGATAATTTCATGCCTTCTACTGCTTGTAGTATTCAAAAAAATATAGGTGCTATAAATGCTTTATGTTTTGATATATCTGCAGCCTGTTCAGGCTTTATATATGGACTTGAGATAGCCTATTCTATGTTAAAAAATAGTCCAAGAAATAAGGCTTTAATAATAGGAGCTGAAAATCTATCTAAAATAGTTGATTGGGAAGATAGAAATACTTGTGTATTATTTGGAGATGGAGCAGGAGCTGCTATATTAAGCAAAACTGAAGAAGAAGGAATATTAGCCTTTCATTCTGGATCAAATGGATTAAAAGGAGAAAATCTTACTTGTGAGGCTTTAAGAGCAAATAATATTTTTAATGAGAATAATGTTTTAGAATCTAATAATTTTATAAAAATGAATGGTAAAGAAATATTTAGATTTGCCGTAGGGGCAATGAGCGAAACTATTTATAATATAAAAGAAAAAACTAAATGGGATCTAAGTGAAGTTAAGTATATTATATCTCATCAAGCCAATTCTAGAATAATAGAGTATACAGCTAAAAAGATTAATACTGAAAAAGATAAGTTTTATATGAATCTAGATAAATATGGGAATACATCTGCAGCAAGCATACCTATAGCTTTGGATGAAATGAACAAAAAAGGACTATTAAATAAAGAAGATAAGATTATATTAGTAGGTTTTGGTGGTGGTCTAACCTTTGGTGGGACTGCTATCATATGGAGCATTTAA
- the acpP gene encoding acyl carrier protein has protein sequence MVFEKVKNIIVEQLGLDEGEVKLETSFEDLGVDSLDLFQIIIELEEAFDIQVEEAEKIKTVEEAVKYVESKIEK, from the coding sequence ATGGTATTTGAAAAGGTTAAAAACATTATAGTAGAACAGTTAGGATTAGATGAAGGAGAAGTTAAATTAGAAACATCTTTTGAAGATTTAGGAGTAGATTCTCTTGATTTATTTCAAATAATAATAGAGCTAGAAGAGGCATTTGATATACAAGTAGAAGAGGCAGAAAAAATAAAGACAGTAGAAGAAGCAGTAAAATATGTTGAAAGTAAAATAGAAAAATAA
- the fabK gene encoding enoyl-[acyl-carrier-protein] reductase FabK, translating into MKKSIFSQMVGIKYPIIQGGMAWIADSSLAAAVSNAGGLGIITGNAPVEWVRQEIRKAKELTDKPFGVNIMLLSETADEIAQMVCDEGVKVVTTGAGNPGKYIKKWKEHGIIVIPVVASVALAKRMEKSGVDAIIAEGCESGGHVGELTTMVLIPQVADSVDIPVIAAGGIGDGRGVAASFMLGADAVQVGTRFLVAKECTVHENYKNKVMKAKDIDTQVTGRPTGHPVRIIRNKLSRKFQILEKEGAPLEEFEELGRGALSKAVRDGDIDNGSIMAGQIAGLINKEQTCSEIIDEMFSEAYALLNYK; encoded by the coding sequence ATGAAAAAATCCATATTTTCTCAAATGGTTGGAATAAAATATCCTATCATTCAGGGTGGAATGGCATGGATTGCTGATAGTTCATTAGCCGCAGCAGTTTCTAATGCAGGAGGTCTTGGAATAATAACAGGAAATGCACCAGTAGAATGGGTTAGACAAGAAATAAGAAAGGCAAAAGAATTAACAGATAAGCCTTTTGGAGTAAATATAATGCTTTTATCAGAAACAGCAGATGAGATAGCTCAAATGGTTTGTGATGAGGGTGTAAAGGTAGTTACTACTGGAGCCGGTAACCCAGGAAAGTATATAAAAAAGTGGAAAGAACATGGCATAATTGTAATTCCTGTGGTTGCTTCTGTAGCTTTAGCTAAAAGGATGGAAAAATCGGGAGTAGATGCCATAATAGCAGAAGGTTGTGAATCTGGTGGCCATGTAGGCGAATTAACAACAATGGTATTAATACCACAGGTAGCTGATTCAGTAGATATACCTGTTATAGCAGCAGGAGGGATCGGTGATGGTAGAGGGGTAGCAGCTAGTTTTATGTTGGGAGCAGATGCTGTTCAAGTAGGAACTAGATTTTTAGTAGCAAAAGAATGTACTGTTCATGAAAATTATAAAAATAAAGTTATGAAAGCTAAGGATATAGATACACAAGTTACAGGTAGGCCAACAGGACATCCTGTTAGAATTATAAGAAACAAATTATCTAGAAAATTTCAAATACTAGAAAAAGAAGGTGCTCCTTTAGAGGAATTTGAAGAACTAGGTAGAGGAGCATTAAGCAAAGCGGTAAGAGATGGAGATATTGACAATGGTTCTATTATGGCAGGACAAATTGCAGGACTTATAAATAAGGAACAAACTTGTAGTGAAATTATAGATGAAATGTTTAGTGAAGCATATGCACTATTAAATTATAAATAA
- the fabD gene encoding ACP S-malonyltransferase produces MSKIAFIFSGQGAQYVGMGKDLYEEIPECRKIFEIAEKELKIPLTKICFEGSKDEIDKTENTQPAILTLSIAAMKALEKQGIKPDVTAGLSLGEYSALVCSNIIDFKDAVSLVRKRGQYMENAVPNGVGTMAAIIGLKKEIVKEICDDLKEFGIVQIANINCPGQIVISGEINAVEKACEIAKEKRALKCVKLSVSGPFHSVMLKEAGENLYEELKKINLKSIDIPFITNVTGDFVKSTKEIKDLLKKQVMSTVLWEDSIKRMIDFGVDIFIEIGPSKVLSGFVKKINRKVTILNVEDMNSFNKTIDKLQTIKIIG; encoded by the coding sequence ATGTCAAAGATAGCTTTTATATTCTCAGGGCAAGGCGCTCAATATGTAGGCATGGGTAAGGATTTATATGAGGAAATTCCTGAATGTAGAAAAATATTTGAAATAGCAGAAAAAGAGTTAAAAATACCTTTGACTAAAATATGTTTTGAAGGTTCAAAGGATGAAATAGATAAAACAGAAAATACCCAGCCAGCAATACTAACTCTTAGTATTGCTGCTATGAAAGCTTTAGAAAAGCAAGGTATAAAACCAGATGTTACAGCAGGATTAAGTTTAGGTGAATATTCAGCTTTGGTTTGCAGTAATATTATAGATTTTAAAGATGCAGTTTCATTAGTAAGAAAAAGAGGGCAATACATGGAGAATGCTGTGCCTAATGGTGTGGGTACTATGGCAGCTATAATAGGCCTTAAAAAAGAAATAGTTAAAGAGATTTGTGATGATTTAAAAGAGTTTGGAATAGTTCAAATAGCTAATATTAATTGTCCAGGACAGATTGTTATTTCCGGGGAAATAAATGCAGTAGAAAAAGCATGTGAAATAGCAAAAGAAAAAAGAGCTTTAAAGTGTGTCAAACTTAGCGTTAGTGGACCATTTCACAGCGTTATGTTAAAGGAAGCTGGGGAAAATTTATATGAAGAGTTAAAGAAGATAAATCTTAAATCTATAGATATTCCTTTTATAACAAATGTAACGGGAGACTTTGTAAAAAGTACTAAGGAAATAAAAGATTTATTAAAAAAACAGGTTATGAGTACTGTACTTTGGGAAGATTCTATAAAAAGAATGATAGACTTTGGTGTAGATATATTTATAGAAATAGGTCCTTCAAAGGTTTTATCAGGATTTGTTAAGAAAATAAATAGAAAAGTAACTATATTAAATGTAGAAGATATGAATTCCTTTAATAAAACAATAGACAAATTACAAACAATAAAAATAATTGGTTAG
- the fabG gene encoding 3-oxoacyl-[acyl-carrier-protein] reductase has product MRCLQGKTAIVTGASRGIGRAIAKKLASMGANLVLNYRNSANEIDTLIEEIKEFGVESLVVQGDVSSFEDSKKIADEAKNKFGTIDILINNAGITKDSLILRMTEEDFDKVISINLKGVYNCSKHISPIMLKQRSGKIINISSVVGVAGNAGQCNYAAAKAGVIGITKSLAKELGSRGITVNAVAPGYIRTDMTDILSEKIKKSIEDLLPLKRLGTPEDVAETVGFLASDKASYITGQVIHVDGGMII; this is encoded by the coding sequence ATGAGATGCTTACAAGGTAAAACTGCCATAGTGACTGGGGCAAGTAGAGGTATAGGAAGAGCAATAGCTAAAAAATTAGCATCTATGGGCGCTAATTTAGTATTAAATTATAGAAATAGTGCTAATGAAATAGATACTTTAATAGAAGAAATTAAAGAATTTGGAGTAGAATCTTTAGTTGTTCAAGGAGATGTAAGTTCTTTTGAGGACTCTAAGAAAATAGCGGATGAGGCAAAAAATAAATTTGGAACAATAGATATACTTATAAATAATGCAGGAATAACTAAAGATTCTTTAATATTAAGAATGACAGAAGAAGATTTTGATAAAGTAATTAGCATTAATTTAAAAGGTGTATACAATTGTAGTAAACATATATCACCTATAATGCTAAAACAAAGATCAGGAAAAATAATAAATATTTCATCTGTAGTTGGAGTAGCAGGAAATGCAGGTCAATGTAATTATGCAGCTGCTAAGGCAGGGGTTATAGGTATAACTAAATCTTTAGCTAAAGAGCTTGGTAGTAGAGGAATAACTGTAAATGCAGTGGCACCAGGTTATATAAGAACAGATATGACAGATATATTATCTGAAAAAATAAAAAAATCTATAGAAGACTTACTTCCACTTAAACGACTAGGAACTCCAGAAGATGTAGCAGAAACTGTAGGATTTTTAGCTTCAGATAAAGCTTCATATATAACAGGTCAAGTTATACATGTAGATGGCGGAATGATTATATAG